Proteins from a genomic interval of Streptococcus sp. D7B5:
- the cpsC gene encoding capsular polysaccharide biosynthesis protein CpsC: MKEQNMMEIDVFHLLKILWKRKFLIALVAFVTGTVAFAYSSFIVKPEFTSTTRIYVVNRNQGDKPGLTNQDLQAGSYLVKDYREIILSQDVLEKVATDLKLDLPPKGLASKIKVTVPVDTRIVSISVTDRLPEEASRIANSLREVAAQKIISVTRVSDVTTLEEARPATSPSSPNIRRNTMVGFLAGAVVMVVTVLLVELLDTRVKRPEDIEDVMQIALLGVVPNLDKLK; encoded by the coding sequence ATGAAAGAACAAAATATGATGGAAATCGATGTATTTCACTTACTTAAAATCCTTTGGAAACGAAAATTTTTAATTGCTTTGGTAGCATTCGTGACAGGGACAGTAGCATTTGCCTACAGTAGTTTTATTGTGAAGCCGGAGTTTACGAGTACGACCCGAATTTATGTGGTCAACCGTAATCAGGGAGATAAGCCAGGTTTGACCAACCAAGACTTGCAAGCTGGATCTTACCTGGTAAAAGACTATCGTGAAATCATTCTCTCGCAAGACGTTTTAGAAAAAGTTGCGACTGATTTGAAACTAGATCTCCCTCCAAAAGGTCTAGCTAGTAAAATTAAGGTAACAGTTCCAGTGGATACGCGTATTGTTTCTATCTCTGTGACAGATCGTTTGCCTGAAGAAGCGAGCCGCATCGCTAACTCTTTGAGAGAGGTTGCTGCCCAAAAAATCATCAGTGTCACGCGAGTTTCAGATGTGACAACGCTTGAAGAAGCTCGTCCTGCAACATCCCCATCGTCTCCAAATATCCGTCGCAATACCATGGTTGGATTTCTTGCTGGCGCAGTTGTAATGGTTGTTACGGTTCTCCTAGTTGAGCTCTTAGATACACGAGTGAAACGTCCAGAAGATATTGAGGACGTGATGCAAATTGCACTATTGGGAGTAGTTCCAAATTTGGATAAATTGAAATAG
- a CDS encoding tyrosine-protein kinase: protein MPTLEIAQKKLDLARKAEEYYNALRTNIQLSGNNLKVISITSVKPGEGKSTTSTNIAWAFARAGYKTLLIDADIRNSVMSGVFKSREKITGLTEFLSGTTDLSQGLCETNVENLFVIQAGSVSPNPTALLQSENFATMIDTLRKYFDYIVVDTAPIGVVIDAAIITQKCDASVLVTAAGETNRRDVQKAKEQLEQTGKPFLGVVLNKLNTSVEKYGSYGAYGNYGNYGKK from the coding sequence ATGCCAACGTTAGAAATTGCACAAAAAAAATTAGATTTGGCAAGAAAAGCAGAAGAATACTACAATGCCCTTCGCACCAATATTCAATTGAGTGGGAATAACTTGAAAGTGATTTCCATTACCTCTGTCAAACCAGGAGAAGGAAAATCAACAACTTCTACCAATATTGCTTGGGCTTTCGCTCGTGCGGGCTATAAGACGCTGTTGATTGATGCGGATATCCGTAATTCAGTCATGTCAGGTGTCTTTAAATCACGGGAAAAAATTACAGGTCTAACAGAGTTTTTGTCAGGTACAACAGACCTATCACAAGGTTTATGTGAAACCAATGTTGAAAATTTGTTTGTCATTCAAGCGGGCTCTGTATCACCAAACCCAACAGCTTTGTTACAAAGTGAAAATTTTGCGACCATGATTGACACCTTACGCAAGTACTTTGACTACATCGTTGTAGATACTGCTCCGATTGGAGTTGTTATCGATGCAGCGATTATCACGCAGAAGTGTGACGCTTCTGTTTTAGTAACTGCTGCTGGTGAAACAAATCGTCGTGATGTCCAAAAAGCTAAAGAACAACTCGAACAAACAGGCAAACCATTCTTAGGAGTTGTGCTTAATAAACTCAATACTTCAGTTGAAAAATATGGCTCCTATGGAGCATATGGAAACTATGGGAATTATGGCAAAAAATAA
- a CDS encoding sugar transferase codes for MEEKGLKITLATIQSFLVILLAYLLSFVKETEIVNTSVIILFILHFFIFYISDYGHDFFKRGYLAEFINTTKYIVFFALAISISNFFLEDRFSISRRGMIYFLTIHSILLYLLNLCIKRYRKSIFPNLKGSKKIFLITATSRVEKVIDRLIESGEIFWNLVAVSVLDQPDFRHQTLTVVPAENILDFATHEVVDEVFINLPSEEYDIGEFISLFETMGIDVTVNLNAFNNYLGSDKKIRGMAGLNVITFSTKFYKTSHVIAKRFIDIVGSIVGLIICGLVSIVLVPMIRQDGGPAIFSQTRIGKNGRHFTFYKFRSMCVNAEQRKQELLAQNTMQGGMFKVDDDPRITPIGRFIRKTSLDELPQFWNVLMGDMSLVGTRPPTVDEYEKYTPEQKRRLSFKPGITGLWQVSGRSEIKDFNEVVKLDVAYIDDWTIWKDIEILLKTVKVVFMRDGAK; via the coding sequence ATGGAAGAAAAGGGATTGAAGATTACTTTGGCGACAATCCAGAGTTTTCTTGTCATTTTATTAGCTTATTTACTTAGTTTTGTTAAGGAAACAGAGATTGTAAATACTTCTGTTATTATCTTGTTCATTCTTCATTTTTTTATTTTTTATATCAGTGATTATGGGCATGATTTTTTTAAAAGGGGTTATTTAGCAGAGTTTATCAACACGACAAAGTATATCGTGTTCTTTGCTTTAGCTATCAGTATTTCGAATTTTTTCTTAGAAGATCGTTTTAGTATCTCTAGACGAGGAATGATTTATTTTTTGACAATACACTCTATTCTGTTGTATTTGTTGAATCTATGCATTAAACGCTATAGAAAAAGCATCTTTCCAAATCTCAAGGGGAGTAAGAAGATATTCTTGATAACAGCGACCTCTAGGGTTGAAAAAGTCATCGATAGGCTGATAGAGTCGGGAGAAATTTTTTGGAATTTGGTGGCGGTCAGTGTTTTAGACCAGCCTGATTTTCGGCATCAAACCTTAACCGTTGTACCTGCTGAGAATATCTTAGACTTTGCTACTCATGAAGTTGTCGATGAGGTCTTTATCAATCTACCAAGTGAAGAGTACGACATCGGGGAGTTTATCTCACTTTTTGAGACAATGGGAATTGATGTTACAGTTAATCTGAATGCTTTTAATAACTATCTAGGTAGTGATAAAAAGATTCGTGGGATGGCAGGGCTGAATGTTATCACGTTTTCTACAAAATTTTATAAGACCAGTCATGTCATTGCCAAACGTTTCATTGATATTGTCGGTTCGATTGTCGGCTTGATTATTTGTGGTTTGGTGAGCATTGTTTTGGTTCCGATGATTCGACAAGATGGTGGGCCAGCGATTTTTTCTCAAACGCGTATTGGGAAAAATGGTCGACATTTCACTTTCTATAAATTTAGATCTATGTGCGTGAATGCTGAGCAGCGGAAACAAGAACTTTTGGCGCAAAATACTATGCAGGGGGGCATGTTTAAGGTCGATGATGATCCTCGTATCACTCCAATTGGTCGCTTTATTCGTAAGACCAGCCTAGATGAGTTACCGCAGTTTTGGAATGTTTTAATGGGAGATATGAGTCTGGTCGGAACCCGTCCCCCAACAGTGGATGAGTATGAGAAATATACTCCTGAGCAAAAACGTCGATTGAGTTTTAAACCTGGGATAACAGGCTTGTGGCAAGTCAGCGGGCGAAGTGAGATCAAGGATTTCAATGAAGTTGTTAAATTAGATGTGGCCTATATTGATGATTGGACTATTTGGAAAGATATTGAAATATTGTTAAAGACCGTTAAAGTTGTATTTATGAGAGATGGGGCAAAGTAA
- a CDS encoding glycosyltransferase family 1 protein: MKKSVYIIGSKGIPAKYGGFETFVEKLTEYQKDSNIQYYVACMRENSAKSGIKEDQFEHNGAICFNINVPNIGPARAIAYDIAAVNKAIELAKENKDEAPIFYILACRIGPFISGLKKKIRAIGGSLLVNPDGHEWLRAKWSLPVRKYWKFSEQLMVKHADLLVCDSKNIEQYIQEDYKQYQPKTTYIAYGTDTTPSILKAEDAKVRDWYKEKGVSENGYYLVVGRFVPENNYEAMIREFIKSKSKKDFVLITNVEQNKFYDQLLRDTGFDKDPRVKFVGTVYDQELLKYIRENAFAYFHGHEVGGTNPSLLEALASTKLNLLLDVGFNREVGEDGAIYWKKDELARVIEEVEGFDQAAITDLDFKSSQRILSAFTWEKIVSDYEEVFKG, encoded by the coding sequence ATGAAAAAGTCAGTTTATATCATTGGTTCAAAGGGGATTCCTGCCAAGTATGGAGGATTTGAAACCTTTGTTGAAAAATTAACCGAATATCAAAAAGACAGCAACATACAATACTATGTTGCTTGTATGCGTGAAAATTCTGCCAAGTCTGGTATTAAGGAAGACCAGTTTGAGCACAATGGAGCCATTTGCTTCAACATCAATGTACCCAATATCGGACCGGCCCGCGCCATCGCTTACGATATTGCAGCGGTCAACAAGGCTATTGAATTGGCTAAGGAAAACAAGGACGAGGCTCCCATTTTTTACATTCTAGCTTGTCGCATCGGTCCTTTTATTTCTGGACTTAAGAAAAAAATTCGTGCCATTGGTGGCTCTTTGCTGGTAAATCCTGATGGTCATGAATGGTTGCGAGCAAAATGGAGTTTACCAGTTCGTAAGTATTGGAAATTTTCAGAGCAGCTCATGGTCAAACATGCAGATTTACTGGTCTGTGACAGTAAGAATATTGAACAATATATCCAAGAGGACTATAAACAGTATCAGCCAAAGACCACCTATATTGCCTATGGGACAGATACTACCCCTTCAATCCTGAAAGCAGAAGATGCCAAAGTTCGGGATTGGTATAAGGAAAAAGGAGTCAGCGAAAATGGCTATTATCTAGTGGTGGGGAGATTCGTTCCTGAAAATAACTACGAAGCTATGATTCGTGAATTTATCAAGTCCAAGTCCAAAAAGGACTTTGTTCTCATCACAAATGTGGAGCAGAATAAATTTTACGACCAGTTGTTACGGGATACTGGTTTTGACAAAGATCCTAGGGTTAAATTTGTCGGTACGGTCTATGACCAAGAGTTGCTCAAATACATTCGTGAAAATGCCTTTGCCTATTTCCATGGGCATGAGGTTGGAGGAACCAACCCTTCTCTATTGGAAGCTTTAGCATCCACAAAACTAAATTTGTTGCTAGATGTTGGCTTTAACCGTGAGGTTGGTGAAGACGGGGCCATTTATTGGAAAAAAGATGAGTTGGCACGTGTCATTGAGGAAGTAGAAGGATTTGATCAGGCAGCAATAACTGACTTGGATTTCAAGTCAAGTCAAAGAATCCTCTCGGCTTTCACATGGGAAAAGATTGTGTCAGATTATGAAGAAGTGTTTAAAGGATAG
- a CDS encoding glycosyltransferase family 4 protein: protein MKRILYLHAGAEMYGADKVLLELIKGLDSKEFEAHVILPNDGVLVEALRQVGAKVSVLDYPILRRKYFNPKGIADYIRSYNFYAKQIALYAREHSIDMVHNNTAAVLEGIYLKRKLKLPLIWHVHEIIVKPKAISDFINMLMGRYADKIVTVSQAVANHIKQSPFIKDSQVEVIYNGVDNAVYYPMDASSIREKFDIAQDALVIGMIGRVNAIKGQNDFIEAVEPLLEKNEQAVAFLAGGVFPGEEWRLEELDKRIASSSVVSQIHRIDYYDKTSELYNMFDIFVLPSIKPDSLPTVVLEAMACSKPVVGYNNGGIAEMVVDDKSGCLVKPNRPQELSNAISLLLDSSEKREKFGRVGYQRQKELFSLESYIKNFSELYKTDRKD from the coding sequence ATGAAACGGATTTTATACTTGCATGCTGGTGCAGAAATGTATGGAGCAGATAAGGTTTTATTGGAATTGATTAAAGGGTTGGATTCCAAAGAATTTGAAGCTCACGTCATCCTGCCAAATGATGGTGTTTTAGTCGAGGCTTTGCGCCAAGTTGGAGCTAAGGTCAGCGTGTTGGATTATCCGATTTTACGTAGAAAATACTTTAATCCTAAAGGCATTGCCGACTATATTCGCTCTTATAATTTCTATGCTAAGCAAATCGCCCTCTATGCTCGAGAACACAGTATAGATATGGTTCACAATAATACAGCGGCTGTTTTGGAGGGCATCTATTTGAAACGCAAGCTCAAGCTGCCTTTGATTTGGCATGTTCATGAGATTATCGTCAAACCCAAAGCTATTTCTGACTTTATCAATATGCTCATGGGACGATATGCAGACAAGATTGTGACGGTGTCCCAAGCGGTCGCTAATCATATCAAGCAGTCTCCCTTTATCAAAGATAGCCAAGTGGAAGTGATTTATAACGGTGTCGATAATGCTGTCTATTATCCAATGGATGCGTCTTCTATTCGTGAAAAATTTGACATTGCGCAAGATGCACTTGTGATTGGCATGATTGGTCGGGTCAATGCTATTAAAGGACAAAATGATTTCATAGAAGCAGTCGAGCCACTTTTGGAAAAGAATGAGCAAGCGGTGGCTTTCCTGGCTGGAGGTGTTTTTCCTGGTGAAGAATGGCGCTTAGAAGAACTAGATAAGAGAATAGCTTCTTCATCTGTTGTGTCACAAATTCATCGTATTGATTACTACGATAAGACTTCTGAACTTTATAATATGTTTGATATCTTTGTCTTACCAAGTATAAAACCTGATTCCCTACCTACAGTAGTCCTAGAAGCCATGGCTTGTTCAAAACCAGTTGTTGGTTATAACAATGGGGGAATAGCTGAAATGGTAGTAGATGACAAAAGTGGTTGCTTAGTCAAACCAAATCGTCCTCAAGAACTTTCTAATGCCATTTCTCTCTTACTAGATAGTTCTGAAAAAAGAGAAAAATTTGGGCGAGTAGGATATCAGAGACAAAAAGAGCTGTTTTCTTTGGAGAGTTACATCAAGAACTTTTCGGAGTTGTATAAAACAGATAGAAAAGATTAG
- a CDS encoding Stealth CR1 domain-containing protein, whose amino-acid sequence MNKIDFVVTWVDGNDPVWQEKKSSYDGSVNTSKQSMNSVKAYREWGTFKYWFRGVERFAPWVNKIYLVTDQQKPSWLDINSEKLVLVDHTEIICKDYLPVFSANPIESNIHRIPGLSEHFVFFNDDMYLTAPVEPTDFFSGDGLPKYNTALSPIIPERYGTGNFQINDMEIVTSYFSRNEILKNGQFFDPKQGLKSIVKSLVYRNSQFICGFWESHLPYPLLKSTMDLVWEKEKAVLETTSASRFRSPSDTNVWLFKYWQIASGQYAIGNPKLGGLFSLDNAGPDFWKLLNSGKYQIMCINDGHNIQDEEQVMTDFVKAMDQLLPDKSSFEI is encoded by the coding sequence ATGAATAAAATAGATTTTGTTGTGACTTGGGTTGATGGGAATGATCCTGTGTGGCAAGAAAAAAAATCAAGCTATGATGGATCGGTTAATACTTCTAAACAGAGTATGAATTCAGTCAAGGCTTACCGAGAATGGGGGACCTTTAAATATTGGTTTAGAGGAGTTGAAAGATTTGCTCCTTGGGTCAATAAGATCTACCTCGTGACCGACCAGCAAAAGCCAAGCTGGTTAGATATAAACAGTGAAAAATTGGTCTTGGTAGATCATACAGAGATTATCTGTAAGGATTACCTACCAGTTTTTTCTGCCAATCCGATCGAAAGTAATATCCATCGCATTCCTGGTCTCTCTGAGCACTTTGTCTTTTTTAATGACGATATGTATTTGACGGCTCCAGTTGAACCGACAGATTTTTTCTCAGGGGATGGTTTACCCAAATATAATACGGCTCTTTCTCCGATTATTCCTGAAAGATATGGGACGGGGAATTTTCAGATAAATGACATGGAGATTGTCACTAGCTATTTCAGTCGAAATGAAATTTTGAAGAATGGACAATTCTTTGATCCTAAGCAGGGATTAAAGAGTATTGTTAAGTCGCTAGTATACAGAAATAGTCAGTTTATCTGTGGTTTCTGGGAGAGTCACCTGCCCTATCCCCTACTAAAATCAACAATGGACTTGGTATGGGAAAAGGAAAAAGCAGTTTTGGAGACAACCTCAGCGAGTCGCTTCAGAAGTCCCTCTGATACCAATGTTTGGCTCTTTAAATATTGGCAGATCGCTAGTGGTCAATACGCTATCGGAAATCCTAAGTTAGGGGGACTCTTTTCTTTGGATAATGCCGGACCAGATTTTTGGAAGCTACTGAATTCTGGTAAATACCAAATTATGTGTATCAATGACGGACACAACATTCAAGATGAGGAACAGGTGATGACAGACTTCGTCAAGGCTATGGACCAACTGCTTCCAGATAAAAGCTCATTTGAGATTTAA
- a CDS encoding glycosyltransferase family 2 protein: protein MISVIVPVYNVEDYLHYAMESLEHQTYKDMEVLLIDDGSSDGSGLLCDQYAQQYDWVTSYHKVNGGLSDARNYGVLKAKGDWITFLDPDDYLEPCALELLAELQGRTQADMVSGKVEPTAHYHRYQNFHLDQLDLDQVKVYDKAKALTEMLYGNLVTVSACGKLYRKELLEKAPFPKGRIYEDLYVISEHLNQAQSVALYHLPIYHYYHRPGSITASAFTPKQYEFYEAIDHLKEVVNATYSESSELQEAIISRFFTGSLLIFTMIKDGDSVEFKRLQEKTRPYLPLVLKNARVSKKRRILYVLITKYPRLYYQFKKLKKS, encoded by the coding sequence ATGATTTCGGTAATTGTACCTGTTTACAATGTGGAGGACTACCTTCATTATGCTATGGAGAGTTTGGAACATCAGACATACAAGGATATGGAGGTCCTCTTGATTGATGACGGATCGAGTGATGGCTCAGGACTCTTGTGTGACCAGTATGCCCAGCAGTATGATTGGGTGACGAGCTACCACAAGGTCAACGGTGGTTTATCTGATGCTCGCAACTATGGGGTCTTGAAAGCCAAGGGTGACTGGATCACCTTCCTAGATCCGGATGACTATTTGGAACCTTGCGCCTTGGAACTGCTAGCAGAGCTACAAGGTCGTACCCAAGCAGATATGGTTAGTGGTAAAGTAGAGCCGACAGCTCACTATCATCGTTATCAGAACTTCCACTTGGATCAGCTTGATCTAGATCAAGTTAAGGTTTATGACAAGGCAAAGGCTCTGACTGAGATGCTCTACGGAAACCTTGTAACGGTCTCTGCTTGTGGGAAACTCTATCGGAAAGAACTTCTTGAGAAAGCTCCCTTCCCCAAGGGGCGCATCTACGAAGACCTCTATGTCATCAGTGAGCATCTCAATCAAGCCCAATCCGTGGCTTTGTACCATCTTCCGATTTACCATTATTACCATAGACCTGGTAGCATTACTGCCTCGGCTTTCACACCAAAACAATACGAGTTTTACGAAGCAATTGATCATTTAAAAGAGGTTGTGAATGCAACCTATTCTGAGAGTTCAGAACTCCAAGAAGCCATTATTTCTCGCTTCTTTACAGGAAGTCTTCTTATCTTTACGATGATTAAGGATGGGGATTCGGTAGAATTCAAGAGACTTCAGGAGAAAACCAGGCCTTATTTGCCTCTTGTCTTGAAGAATGCTAGAGTTAGCAAGAAACGTAGGATCCTCTATGTTTTAATTACTAAGTATCCGCGGCTCTATTATCAATTTAAAAAGTTAAAAAAATCCTAA
- a CDS encoding flippase, which produces MRVLKNYLYNLSYQLLVIVLPVITTPYITRVFSSDDLGSYGYYNSIVTYFILLATLGVANYGTKEISGHRKEVEKTFWGIYSLQVLSTCLAVTLYIIVCLLVPSMNNPIAYILGFSLLSRGFDISWLFQGLEDFKKITTRNTMVKLLGVVSIFLFVKKPSDLYLYIILLVAYDLLGQLSMWLPAREHIRKPHLDIAYAKEHIKPVILLFLPQIAISLYITLDRTMLGALSSTKDVGIYDQALKLLNILLTLVTSLGSVMLPRVSNLLSSGNQKVVNKLHEMSFLVYNLVIFPMIAGILIVNKDFVNFFLGQDFQDARYAIAIMVFRMFFIGWTNIMGIQILIPHNKNREFMLSTTIPAIFSVGLNLLLIPPLGYIGASIVSVATEGLVWLIQLYFTRSYLKEVKILPSMLKIFLAALLMYGALYSVQAFMHFSSVVNVLIYSLLGFLVYGGLVLLLRVLDFQELKSVLKK; this is translated from the coding sequence GTGAGAGTTTTAAAAAATTATTTGTACAATCTGTCCTATCAGTTACTTGTCATCGTCTTACCTGTGATTACAACTCCCTATATCACCCGGGTTTTCTCTTCGGATGATTTGGGTTCCTATGGATACTATAACTCCATCGTGACTTATTTTATCCTACTAGCGACGCTGGGAGTAGCGAATTATGGGACCAAGGAAATTTCTGGCCATCGTAAGGAAGTCGAAAAGACCTTCTGGGGCATTTACAGTTTACAAGTCCTTTCAACCTGTTTAGCGGTTACGCTTTATATCATTGTCTGCTTGCTTGTGCCGTCGATGAACAATCCAATTGCCTATATACTTGGCTTTAGTTTGCTGTCTCGCGGTTTTGATATTTCTTGGCTTTTTCAAGGGTTAGAAGATTTCAAAAAAATCACAACTCGTAACACAATGGTCAAACTTCTAGGTGTTGTTTCGATATTCCTATTTGTTAAGAAACCATCCGACTTGTACTTGTATATCATCCTCTTGGTTGCCTATGATCTACTAGGTCAGTTGAGTATGTGGCTTCCTGCTCGGGAACACATTCGCAAGCCGCATCTGGATATAGCCTATGCCAAAGAGCATATCAAACCAGTTATTCTCTTGTTTCTGCCACAGATTGCCATTTCGCTCTACATCACGCTAGATCGCACCATGTTGGGTGCCTTGTCTTCGACAAAGGATGTTGGAATCTATGATCAAGCCTTGAAATTATTGAATATTTTGTTAACCTTGGTAACGTCCCTAGGTAGTGTCATGTTGCCTCGGGTCTCTAATCTTCTCTCATCAGGCAATCAAAAGGTGGTTAACAAGCTACATGAAATGTCTTTCTTAGTGTATAACTTGGTCATCTTTCCGATGATTGCGGGGATTTTGATTGTTAACAAAGATTTTGTTAATTTTTTCCTAGGGCAAGACTTCCAAGATGCTCGCTATGCGATTGCCATCATGGTCTTTAGAATGTTCTTTATTGGCTGGACCAATATAATGGGAATTCAAATCTTGATTCCTCATAATAAGAATCGTGAATTTATGCTGTCAACAACTATTCCAGCTATTTTCAGTGTAGGCTTGAATCTCCTTTTAATCCCGCCTCTGGGCTATATTGGGGCGTCGATCGTATCTGTTGCGACAGAAGGTTTAGTTTGGCTGATCCAACTCTACTTTACACGTTCGTATCTAAAAGAGGTCAAGATCCTTCCATCTATGCTAAAAATATTTTTAGCTGCTCTCTTGATGTACGGCGCTTTGTATTCTGTACAAGCTTTCATGCACTTCTCGTCTGTTGTGAATGTCTTGATCTATTCTCTGCTTGGCTTCCTAGTCTATGGCGGCTTGGTTTTGCTCTTACGTGTCTTGGATTTTCAAGAACTAAAAAGTGTTTTAAAGAAATAA
- the glf gene encoding UDP-galactopyranose mutase, with translation MYDYLIVGAGLSGAIFAYEANKRGKKVKVIDKREHIGGNIYCQSVEGINVHKYGAHIFHTSNKKVWEYVNQFAEFNNYINSPIANYQGHLYNLPFNMNTFYALWGTKTPQEVKDKIAEQTTHMQDVEPKNLEEQAIKLIGMDVYEKLIKGYTEKQWGRSATELPPFIIKRLPVRLTYDNNYFNDRYQGIPIGGYNVIIEKLLEGIEVELNTDFFTDRENLEASATKIVFTGMIDQFFDYKFGELEYRSLRFEHEILDQENYQGNAVVNYTERDIPYTRIIEHKHFEFGTQAKTVITREYPADWKRGDEPYYPINDAKNNAIYEQYLAEAEKNGHVIFCGRLADYKYYDMHVTVERALNVVEEELGSI, from the coding sequence ATGTACGATTATTTGATTGTCGGTGCTGGCTTGTCAGGTGCAATCTTTGCCTACGAAGCTAACAAACGTGGCAAGAAGGTGAAGGTGATTGATAAACGAGAACATATTGGTGGGAATATCTATTGCCAATCTGTTGAAGGAATCAATGTCCACAAGTATGGGGCTCATATCTTCCATACATCTAATAAAAAGGTATGGGAATATGTCAATCAGTTTGCGGAGTTTAACAATTATATCAATTCTCCTATTGCCAACTATCAAGGACATCTTTACAATCTGCCTTTCAATATGAACACTTTCTATGCTTTGTGGGGGACAAAGACACCCCAAGAAGTCAAGGACAAGATTGCTGAGCAGACGACACACATGCAAGATGTTGAGCCTAAAAACTTAGAGGAACAAGCCATTAAGTTGATTGGTATGGATGTCTATGAAAAGCTAATCAAGGGCTACACCGAAAAGCAATGGGGGCGTTCTGCTACTGAACTACCACCCTTTATCATCAAGCGTTTACCTGTTCGATTGACCTATGATAACAATTATTTCAATGACCGTTACCAAGGAATTCCGATTGGTGGTTACAATGTCATCATCGAAAAGTTGTTGGAAGGAATCGAAGTAGAGCTTAATACAGATTTCTTTACTGATCGGGAGAACTTGGAGGCTTCAGCAACTAAGATTGTCTTCACAGGGATGATTGATCAGTTCTTTGACTACAAGTTTGGTGAACTAGAGTATCGTAGTCTCCGTTTTGAGCATGAGATTTTGGATCAAGAAAATTATCAAGGAAATGCTGTAGTCAACTATACTGAACGTGATATTCCCTATACGCGAATCATCGAACACAAACATTTTGAGTTTGGGACTCAAGCCAAGACCGTTATTACTCGTGAATATCCAGCAGATTGGAAAAGAGGAGATGAACCTTACTATCCAATCAATGATGCCAAAAACAATGCTATTTATGAGCAGTATCTAGCAGAAGCTGAGAAAAATGGCCACGTTATCTTCTGTGGTCGCTTGGCAGATTATAAATACTATGATATGCATGTGACTGTTGAACGTGCATTGAATGTGGTAGAAGAAGAACTAGGGAGCATCTAA
- the rfbA gene encoding glucose-1-phosphate thymidylyltransferase RfbA: MKGIILAGGSGTRLYPLTRAASKQLMPVYDKPMIYYPLSTLMLAGIKDILIISTPQDLPRFKDLLLDGSEFGIKLSYAEQPSPDGLAQAFLIGEEFIGDDSVALILGDNIYHGPGLSKMLQKAAKKEKGATVFGYQVKDPERFGVVEFDTDMNAISIEEKPENPRSNYAVTGLYFYDNDVVEIAKQIKPSARGELEITDVNNAYLKRGDLSVEVMGRGFAWLDTGTHESLLEASQYIETVQRMQNVQVANLEEIAYRMGYISREDVLKLAQPLKKNEYGQYLLRLIGEI; this comes from the coding sequence ATGAAAGGTATTATTCTTGCGGGTGGTTCGGGAACGCGCCTGTACCCACTTACTCGAGCTGCGTCAAAACAGCTGATGCCGGTTTATGATAAACCCATGATTTACTATCCTTTGTCAACCTTGATGTTGGCTGGGATTAAGGACATTTTGATCATCTCAACACCACAGGATTTGCCCCGTTTTAAGGACCTGCTCTTGGATGGTTCCGAATTTGGGATCAAGCTTTCCTATGCGGAACAGCCAAGTCCCGACGGACTTGCTCAGGCTTTTCTTATCGGTGAAGAATTTATCGGTGATGATAGTGTTGCTTTGATCTTGGGGGATAATATCTATCATGGGCCTGGTTTGAGCAAAATGCTTCAAAAGGCAGCCAAGAAAGAGAAGGGGGCGACTGTTTTTGGCTACCAAGTGAAGGATCCAGAGCGTTTTGGTGTGGTCGAGTTTGATACAGATATGAATGCTATTTCCATAGAAGAAAAACCGGAGAATCCTCGCTCTAACTATGCAGTGACAGGTCTTTATTTCTATGACAATGACGTTGTGGAGATTGCCAAACAGATAAAACCGAGTGCTCGTGGAGAGTTGGAAATCACAGATGTTAACAATGCTTATTTGAAGCGTGGGGATTTGTCAGTTGAAGTTATGGGACGTGGTTTTGCCTGGCTGGATACAGGGACGCATGAGAGCCTGTTAGAGGCCTCCCAATATATCGAAACGGTTCAAAGGATGCAAAATGTTCAGGTTGCCAATCTGGAAGAAATTGCCTACCGAATGGGTTATATCAGCCGCGAAGATGTGCTGAAGTTGGCGCAACCTCTCAAGAAGAATGAATACGGGCAATACTTGCTTCGTTTGATTGGAGAAATCTAG